The following DNA comes from Methanomassiliicoccales archaeon LGM-DZ1.
AGCTGCAGAATCAGATCACCCAGTTCCAGCAGGTGCAGCAGCAGCTCCAGACGGTTCTCTCCCAGAAGAGCCAGATGGAGGCTCAGCAGAAGGAGCTCCAGAGGACCGTCGAGGAACTGGAGAAATCCAAGGGCGACGTCTACCGCAATGTCGGCGTCCTCCTCATCAAGGTGGATGACAAAGAGGCCCTCAAGGCCGAGCTCGAGGAGTCCCTCGAGACCGTCGGGATACGCATCCGCGGCCTCGAGAAGCAGGAGAAGGACCTCCGCGCCAAATACGAGATGCTCCAGAGCAACATCAACAACGCCATGGGCGCTTCCGCCCGTGCCGCTCCCCGCGCCGCCGCGGCCAAGCGCTCCGACGACGAGGAAGAGGACGACTGAAACCTTTCAGGGGCTCGCGTGAGCGTAGCCCCGTCACATTTTTTATCCGACCGCCCGGATAACCATGCATGACCGATGCTTTGGTCCTCCGGGACGTATGCAAGGCCTACGGGGACCGCGAAGCGGTCAAGGGTATCAGCTTCAGTGTCGGCGAGGGCGAGATATTCGGCCTCATCGGACCGAACGGCGCCGGGAAGACCACGACGCTCAGGATGATCTGCACCCTGCTCGGGATCACCTCCGGCACCATCAGCGTCTGCGGCCATGACGTCTCATCCGAAGGCGATGCGGTCCGCAGGATAATCAGCTACCTCCCCGAGGACTCCGGGGCCTACAAGGACCTGACCGGGAGGCAGTACATCCGCTTCATGGCGGGCTTCTTCGCCTCCGGCGCGGAATTCGACGGCATGGTCGCGCGCGGCATCGAGACGGCCGGCCTCGGCCCCAGGATCGACTCCAAAGTGAGCACTTACAGCAAAGGGATGACGCGCAGGCTTCTCATCGCGAGGGCCATGATGCCCTCGCCGCGCCTGGCGGTGATGGACGAGATAACCTCGGGGCTGGACGTCCTCAACGCCTATGACATCCGCGAATCGGTCAAGCGCATCGCGGAGAACGGGACGACCGTCCTGATCTCGAGCCACAACATGTTCGAGGTCGAGAGCCTGTGCCACAGGGTGGCGATGATAAACAAAGGCAGGATCGTCGAGCTCGGGACACCCCGGGAGCTCATGGACAAATACGGCGCCAAGAACCTCGAGGAGGTCTTCGTCAGGGCGGTGAGAGGATGAACCACCTGATCAACATCACCAAGAAAGAGGTCCGGGAGATGCTCACCCCCGGGACGATAGCGTCCATGGTCCTGGTGGTCGTGATGTTCTGCGCCATCGGCTCTGCTATCAGCGGCGAGACCGAGAGCTCCTCTTCCGCGCCCGATATCGGCGTGGTGTATGAGAGCAGCGAATCTGACTACAGCATCGATGATTTCAACAGCTGGGTCCAGAGCCTCCGGGACGGCAGCCCGACGTTCTCCGGCCCGAAGGACGTGATGTCGCTGATCACGCTGTCGTACATGGCCCTCTATGACACCGACAGCGAAAGGGCCGTTGCCTCGATACATTACCTCGATGCGGCATCGGACGATGCCTCTGCGATAACCCAGGCAGTGTCCGACGGCAGCCTGAAGTTCGCGATATCGGTGGATTCCGCCCTGACATCCAATGTGGAATACATCATCAGCAACTACGCTTCCGAATCGGCGGAGAGCAAGCGCACCTCCGTCGGCGTGTACTTCTCCTACCGCGACGAGGGCCTGTACGGCTCGGCCTCCAGCTCGACCGGCACCGCCCTGGTGAGCCAGATGAACACGATCCTCTCCGAGGTCATACTCCTGAACATCGGGGCGAAGGATATGGAGGGGATCGTCCAGCCGCTCAGCTGGGGCGGGAGCAGCAACCATACGGAGATCAACGGCACCGTGTACGACGACGTCACACCGTACGACATATCGAGAGCGATGATGTCCCAGACGTTCATGGTCCCGATAGTCGTGATGATAGTCATCGTCATGGTCGGGAGCATAGTGATATCGTCCAT
Coding sequences within:
- a CDS encoding prefoldin subunit beta, which translates into the protein MNGISPQLQNQITQFQQVQQQLQTVLSQKSQMEAQQKELQRTVEELEKSKGDVYRNVGVLLIKVDDKEALKAELEESLETVGIRIRGLEKQEKDLRAKYEMLQSNINNAMGASARAAPRAAAAKRSDDEEEDD
- a CDS encoding ABC transporter permease, producing MNHLINITKKEVREMLTPGTIASMVLVVVMFCAIGSAISGETESSSSAPDIGVVYESSESDYSIDDFNSWVQSLRDGSPTFSGPKDVMSLITLSYMALYDTDSERAVASIHYLDAASDDASAITQAVSDGSLKFAISVDSALTSNVEYIISNYASESAESKRTSVGVYFSYRDEGLYGSASSSTGTALVSQMNTILSEVILLNIGAKDMEGIVQPLSWGGSSNHTEINGTVYDDVTPYDISRAMMSQTFMVPIVVMIVIVMVGSIVISSMGSEKENKTLETLLTMPIKRTTIVSGKLLAAAIMGLIYGLVYMIGMLFYTDGIMYGTSSVDLSDYGLAMGASDWAILMAVLFLSIFSALAICMILGAFTKNYKMAQTMTMPISVLALVPMFVFMFLSWDSLPAVAQVLVFAIPFSHPMMVMNNLVFGNISLVAGGIVYLIVLDAFLVWLTVKIYNSDVLITGFDRSKIMRMFGKPSGDNEDGDERGERGS
- a CDS encoding ABC transporter ATP-binding protein; its protein translation is MTDALVLRDVCKAYGDREAVKGISFSVGEGEIFGLIGPNGAGKTTTLRMICTLLGITSGTISVCGHDVSSEGDAVRRIISYLPEDSGAYKDLTGRQYIRFMAGFFASGAEFDGMVARGIETAGLGPRIDSKVSTYSKGMTRRLLIARAMMPSPRLAVMDEITSGLDVLNAYDIRESVKRIAENGTTVLISSHNMFEVESLCHRVAMINKGRIVELGTPRELMDKYGAKNLEEVFVRAVRG